CCAGCTCACATGGCAAAATGCTAAGCTTCCAACGCACCAAAACAACACGACGCATTTAAAGAATGATAATATATGGCGTGTACTCGTGTTTTTAGAAGACCGAATATGCTAGATTTTGTTGAAAAGGTATTAGTATGAACTAGACATGTAACGTCGGTTCCCATGACACATGTTGAACATGCAGCCCACCATTCGCGTAGGAGCGTCGCAGTATAGCAGATAAAAATGAATGCATGATGTGCATTTGCAGGTCTCGCAGTTACTCAATGAAGAAGATATCTTTGACGCCATCATATACCTTGCACATACCATTATaccttttcagaaaaaaattgaTGGGTATACGTGGCAAGATCTCTTTATCTCATCAACATGTTAATCAACTAACTTTGGTTCTATCGCCAATCCATGATTTTGAGTGCTCAACCTAACCAGGAGCACGAAAAAAACCCCCAAGAGGAACACTTGAAGTTTCAAAATCTCCAGTGTCGCAACAACAATGAGACTACCAGACAAGGCACATCACACACATTTCACTCACACATGCCTGCGCAGCCCCCACCAGGTTTCAGGGTCCAAAATTTAACACGGCCACACCAGACATGGCCCCGCAGCCAAACAGGCCCCACATGGCCGAAAAGGGTAGGGCGCAACGCAAGCCGCACGCTGCGGAGTGGATTATGAAGTGCTCTCATCTCGCAACAAATCCCAGCCCCAAGCAGAGCAAAGGAAAGAAGAGGATGCCGAAGAAGCGACGACCCGGATGGGGACCATAAAGCAGCAGAGCCCACCGAGCGAGAGGATCGCCCTCGGCCATGTCCTACTGAGGGAAGTAGCAACCAAATGCAATTGACGCACACATCTGCCTCACATGACAAATGTTGAAAATGTAGTGAGACACCGTCGAAGCAAAGTTATAGCCAACATATATGAGGTGGAATTTGTATTGCGGTGAACAGGTTGTCAGCCTCCAAAAGAGAGTTAAAGCGCTCACGACATGCAAAAGTTCAGCTCACATGACAGAAACGTCGAACTTCCAACGCACCACAACAACGCGACGCCTTTAAAGAACGATAAGATGTGGCATGTACTCATGTGTTTTTCTAGAAGATCGAATCCGCCAGATTTTGTTGAAAAGGCATTAACATGCACCACCAGACATGTAACCTCAGTTCCCGTGACACATATTGACATGCAGCCCATCATCCGCATAGGAGCGCCGCGGTATATAGCAGATAAAAATGAATACATGACGTGCATTTGCAGGTCTCACGGTTCCTCCATGAAGAAGATATATTTGATGCAGTCATATATATCTTGCACATAACACTATATCCTTTGAGAAAAAATTGATGCGTAGATGTGGTAAGATCACTTTATCTCATCTGCATACTAATCAACTGACTTTGGTTCTATCGCTCACTTTGCCGAGTCGATCGATGATTTTGAGGGCTCAACCTAATCGGGAGCATGAAAAAAAAACCTCAATAGGAATGCTTGAAGGTTGAAAATCCCCGGCGCTGCAACAACCATGGGACAACTGGACAAGGCATGGTGCACACATTTCACTTGCACACGTCTGCGGCCCCATCGGAGTTGAGGGCTTGGAATTTAATGAGGCCGCGCCGGGCATGGCCCCCACAGCAAAACAGGCCCCGCATGTCCAAAAGGGTAAGGCGCAACGCGGGCCGCATGATGGGGGAGTGCCTGGGACTGCGCGGTGCTTCCGTCTCACAACAAATCCCAACCCCAAGCAGAGGAGAGTAAAGAAGAGGATGCCAAGAAGGTGACGACCTGGAGGGGGACCCCAAAGCGGCAGAGCCCACCAAGAGGGAGGATCGACCTCGACCATGTCCTACTGAGGGAAGTAGCAACCAAATGCAATTGACGCACACATCTGCCTCACGTGACAAATGTCGAAAATGTAGTGAGACACCGTCAAAGCAAAGTTATAGCCAACATATATGAGGTGGAATTTGTATTGTGGTGAACAGGCTGTCAGCCTCCAAAAGAGAGTTAAAGCGCTCACGACATGCAAAAGTTCAGCTCACATGACAGAAACGTCGTACTTCCAACGCACCACAACAACGCGACGCCTTTAAAGAACGATAAGATGTGGCATGTACTCATATTTTTCTAGATAATTGGATCCGCCAAATTTCGTTAAAAAGATATTAGTATGCACCACTAGACACGTAACCTCGGTTCCCACGACACATGTTGAACATGCAGCCCACCGTTCACGTAAGATTGCCACGGCATAGCAGATAAAGATGAATACGTGACGTGCATTTGCAGGCCTCCTGATTTCTCAATCAAGATGATATCTTCTCTCACAGTTCATATACTACCATGGTATCTTTTAAGAAAAAATTGATGTGTAGACCCAGCGCAATCTCTTTATTTCATCAGCATATTAATCAACATAACTTTAGTTCTAACGCTCACTTTGCCGACCCGATCGATGATTTTGAGCACTCAACCTAAACAGGAGCgtggaaaaaaaaacccaaaagAACGCTCGAAGGTTGAAAAGCTCAAGCGCCGCAACAATCCCGGGACAACTGGACAAGGCATAGCGCACACAGTTCACTAGCACACGCCTGCGCGGCCCCCACCGGACTTCCGGGGCCCGGAATTTAACGCGGCCGCGCCGTGCGTGGCCCCCGCAGCCAAACGGGCCCGCGCCGAAAGGGCAGGGCGCGACGCGAGCGGCACGCTGGGAGTGCGGGGAAACTGCGCAGCGCTGTGCTCCCGTCCCGCAACAAATCCCAGGCCCAAGCAGAGCAGAGGAAAGAAGAGGACGCCGAGGAGGCGACGACCCGGAGGAGGACCCCAAGGCGGCGGAGCCCACCAAGCGGGAGGATCGGCCTCGGCCATgtccgcgcccgcgccctccccgccccccggcgcgccgccctccccgccgacgccgccgccaccggagcgcGGGGTGTTCTACTGCGACGAGTGCGGGAGTGCGCTGCCCACCGCGCCCTCCTCGCCGCATCGCGTCTGCCAGTGCTGCTACCGCGGCTTCCTCGAGGGgaaccctcctcctccaccaccgccgccgccgccacccccaccgccgGAGCCCGTGCTGTTCTACTGCTACGAGTGCGGGAGGACGGTCGACCTGCACATGCCGCTGCCCGTCCCGCCCTCCTCGCCGCACCGCGTCTGCCCGGGCTGCTCCCGCGGCTTCCTCGAGGAGAaccctccacctccatcttccccgccgcccccgcccggctccggctccggctcctcctcctcctcctccgagctCTCCGACGACcccgaagacgacgacgtcGACCTCCTCGGCGCGGACTACGACGCCGGGCGCGAATTCATCAGGAGCTTCGTCAACCAGGGCTCCCACGACGTGCCCCTCCGCAACTACACCGCGGCCGCCACCATGTCCGCGCTCCGGCACCACCCCCCCCGCCGCGGCCTGAGGTACGCCTTCAACGACATAATCCAGAGGCATCTCGACCtccccccggcccccgccgccgccaggggcgGGGAGCCCCCCGCCCCGGCCACGTCCATCGCCGCGCTGCCCACGGTCGAGGTggccgagcccgccgccgcctgcgccatCTGCAAGGAGGACCTGCCCCTCGCCTCCCAGGCGCGGAAGCTCCCCTGCGCCCACCTCTACCACTCCTCCTGCATCGTCACGTGGCTCGAGTTGCACAACTCCTGCCCCGTCTGCCGCTTCCGcatcccctccgccgccggccccgagGAGGCCGTGGCGCCGTCGGAGCCGGACTCGCCGACCACGCGGATCACCATCCGCTTTACTACCAGCACCCGCCGTCGCAGCCGCGTCCTCTACGGTGATGCGGCGGTGGTTGTTCCGGTCTCGGCGTCGCCCACGCAGCTCGCGCAGGCTGTCACCGGGGACGGAGCTGGTGGGCCTGCCAATAGCGGCGAGACCGTGTCGTCTGAGTGGCCTCGGCACCCTGAGTCCGATGCAGTCATGTCAGAGGCCCGCGAGGAGGATGGCTCTTTTGATTGATCCAGGGATTCAAGTTATCAGGTAAACAATCGCAGCTAATCTCTCAACTATACTCCCTATATTTGTATTATGTCCCTGGAGCATGAATTGAATTGTTTAGCCTCTGTGAACTAAACAGTTTCAGTGGAGTCAATGGTTTTCATGTTCTGTGATAGTGATCATAACATGTCGTAGGTCGTGTTACATTTTGTTTTTCTATTTGGCTGTATGTTTTCCGCTAGTTGATCAGGGAAATGTTTGGCTAGCTGATTTTCTTCAGGTGGAATTTGAATAATCAATTGCATGAAGCTGAATTTTCTGGGCACTACAAAAATTGAAGCTATTGTCAATGAGTTATTTAGGCACTGTCTGCTGTTGATTATATGAGCCCTGCTCCGTGTTGTTGAAGATTATGTATATCTATTAGTCTTCTTGTAAAATTGTTGTTACTTTCTGTTAATTTGGCTCGGTATTCTTAATTGAATTTAAGCACCTGCTTATAAATCATGACTGGATTAAAGCAACCTAATCATTTTAGATGTGCATCGGCAAGTTTCTGTTGTCTTAGCGCCAGTATCTTGGGTCATAGCAAAGCTGGTAGTGATTAGTAATTACTGTGCAATACTGAACATGCCTATCTGTGGTTTTAAAGTATCATCATCCTGTCTTATTTGTCTAAGGCTAGAAGATAACTTTAGTGCTCGATGTTCTGTTTTCATGATGTAGATGTGCacgaaaatatagaaaaaattaTTGTTTTTCTGCAGAATCTTgattgaagaaaagaaaaggcagaGCTAACAAAGCTGATGCATGTTTAAGTTGTTTACCACATTGTTTGATCAATGCAATGTACCTGTTTAATCTGCTAGAATGTTCGTTTTGGGTGTTGTTTACAATCAACTTCACTAGGTTAATTAACTTTTCTTTGGTACCTGTTATTTTGATTAGTATGTTTTTTCCTCGATGAGGTGCTAGAAACGGATTTTGCAGATTCTGTCTTGATGTCCTTCAAATGAATGAAATTAGCCCATGCTGCTGTAGTTTGACTTTGACGGCCTTATCCTGAATCCTTTTTCTTGCGTTTTTCTCTAAATATATTATCTTCTCCATATTGGTAGTTTGTTGGTTAGTTTTTAACACCTCCATTCTTTATCTGCTGTGCTTCCTGTTCCTGCTTCATGCTATTTTTTTGTACAGCATGAACACATAtattccaccaaatctctctgCTGTTAACTAATTTTGCTCATAAcctcatatatatatacatcattcTTGCTGTGTTGTGAACAATGCAATAACTAATTGTCTGATTGATGGCCACGTAAACATGAGTACTGCATGCTCAAGCAAAGCGATGTACCTGGCTGATGGAAATTCTGTGCATTCGACAGCAAAGAGGTTGATAGAGTAGGATCCACGCACGACCTAGGCCTTGGAGACTTGCTTATCCTTTTTGTGATTGGTTTTCTGTCTGTCAAGGTTTTATTCTTACATCAGCCTTGAGAAGAACTGAAAAAGTTATCCAACTGCTTCAACTGGCATATGCTGTTATTTGAAGAAATGGTGGACCACTTGACTTCTATTGCTCCTGTGAGCTTGCTATTAAGAAAGCTGAAGTACAGTGCTTTATGAGTGTGCTAGTACTTCACTTTACACATCACAGAAAGCACCTTTATGCTGCTAGAATTAGTTGACGCAAAGAAACATCCATCTTAATTTCTATTTTGGTGAATGAGGGATGTAGTTAGTGGTGGCAAACTAGCTGGGCAATAAAGCAGGACGTCTTATGTGGCAGTAGCATTTATTTATCAACTTGCGTAATGAATAAATCCTTCATGTGGAACTGAACTGATATTTCAGAGAATAAAGTTGTAGGTGATTCGCGATTGCTTCTTAAAGGGCCACTCGATGGCATCTTTTTGACTTTACAATCCTAAGAGCCATTCTTTTGTGTTACGATTTTGCTGTTACTGTCTATTATTCCTTAAAGCTTGCAAAGTCTTTCCAGTTGACATGCTCATAGTCATCTCCCCTTTTTCAGGCGATAAGGTGGTTGTTAGCTGTCAACCAACAAGAGTAGAAAGGAGACCATCATATGCCTTGTTTGTCAGGTTCCTGTCTTTGATCGGAGGAGGTTTCTTGCTAGACCATAGCATGCTGTTACCATAGCATGCTGTTACATGCTGAATTAAGTTGTCCTATGAGGAGACCAAGGGCATTCGTTGCATGGGTTCTCAATGTCTTGTATATTGGTTAAACTTGTTTCGTAATAAGTATAATTGTGTACAGTTGGTGTTGTTCGCTCTGCGAAGCTGTGACTTGACCTGCAATCCTGCATTGGTAGATAAATATGGGAAGGTAAGGTTTTTGGCATCAGATTATATTCTAGTTAGGATGGGAAAGTAGCAAGAAAGTTTTGGCATCTGATTCTATGAGGTTGTTTGATGGAAGGTAAGGTTTTATCAGGTTGAATCCTGTTGCAAACAGATGTGAGGGCCAGCATTTGAGCTGGTCTCACCACTTGAGAAATGACAGGTACAATGGCTTCAATGGAATCGAATAAAAGGATGTTGGATTGGCTCGACTGTCTTGGTCTTGTGGATCCTGTAAGATCATCACATATTTATGAGCATATATTCGGAAGCAGGATATCCCTGCAAATATCATGCTGCGATACTGATTCAAGGATCATTCTTGAGATGTTCTGTTGTAGTGCCCCTCGCGCTGGATCCCTCCATGTCTTGTAAAATCGGCCATTGCATTAAGCTGATGTAGTACTGCATTACTGCTTCAGAGATGTTTCCGGTTACGCTGAAGTCATGCAGTTATTTCCAAGAGACATCAACGAGTGATACGGTATTGATCCACTCACCGTACTGAATGATCGTGCCTGAGTTTCTGAGAGCTAGAATCAGGCTTCAGAGGTCAATGCAGCAGAGTCAGTGTGCTGTGTGCACGACTTCAGGGAAGACTTGGCACATCATTTTTTGATTCGCCAAAATGAACCGATGAAACCACTGCCTGAGTCAAGTAGCCAGAATGAAGAAACAACGAGGCTATTCATCAGATAGCAAGAATTCCCAAATTTTGCTGGAAACTGTGTAAATTCATCTAGAATTGAAACTAGTTCAAGCTTCAAACGACTGCATGCTAACGCACGGTCGCATTCACATACCGTTTATAAGTATTTGGAACCTTTGACGTCGGGAATATATTTTGCACGCATCGCATATCATGGGCGTATAAGAATCTTTTGACTTCTTTTCAAAGATTCCCATACCATGAACAAGGGTCAAGGGCCCAGACGCCAAGTCATTTTTTTTAAGGAACCAGACGCCAAATCAAGCTGCCTGATCTGTACCAGTAGCTACCGAGGACAAAAGGTTTACTCGGTCGCGAGTTGTATCTGTTGGGGTCATAATTCGTGGGTGTTTGTACAATTTGTAGTGGGAGGCTTAGGTCTGCATGTAGCTGCAAGTAAAATTCTATTCCCATGAAATCCTTAgaacttcttttccttttttctttcttgatttttttttgcgaggaagcTTTCTTCATCGTTAGAACATTCTGCTGGCAAGAGTTAAAACAACACATGCCCTTACTCTGAATATTCTGACGGATAACGACTGCAACGGCAGGAAACGATAGCACAGGAATCATGAGCCTGATGATTCAGTACTGGCACACGCGCACACATTCGAGCGATTCATATTCCTATCCAACAGATCCAAGTGACCATGTCTTTCTCCATATAGCTATCTAGATGTTCAGTACAAGTTGTGTCACTTGAAGCTGCTGTACCAAATTTGCAGAGCATTAGGAATCGTGGCTGCTCACTGATCTCACTAGACTTCATGTAATGCCCAGATTAAAGGGGGAAAGAAGAGGCAGTTTCCTGGATCCCATAGAGAGAGGCAGGGAATGACTGAAAAGAAGGTTGGAAAAGTAGGTCCATCTCAGACCATCACCCAGCAGGCCCAGCTCCAAGAAGACAGTGATTTGATGGCCCCAACCCGGCAACCCCAAATCCAATCAAACAGTTGGAGGCAGGCAGCGGCGAGTGGGCGTCAGAGATCGGTGGCGGCAGCGATGGGGAACAGAACACGCCGGAGGACAGGCAAGATGCAACAATCATGGAGCCTCGCAGCGAGCCTAGTCTGCCCGCGGCGCAGCAACGGGCCCTTCCTGCTTGGCCGGCGTCCTCGTTGCTCATCACCATGCCGGGCGAAGCATGCGCGGGCCCACCTCCGTCAATCCTACGACGACCGGCGCCGTACCACAGTTTGCTTGCCGGATTTTTTCTGTGACGATGCACACCGACCGGATTTTTTTCTGTGACGATGCACACCGATCATTGCAGAGTTTACGTGTAAAAAGAGTTTGTTTTGCGCTGTCTGATTTTTTTCCGGCTTTAATATCCTCTCTCCCGATGACAATTCTAGTTATGTATCTTCCCTccgcaaaaaaaatacaattctaACTATGTATCTAAATAAATATTAGTCTACATGCATAGCTACCACAATTATGTAATATCCTGAGCAACATGTAATCGACATCAAAGTTTAATGGCGTTCAATCGGAAAAACCAGctcaaagaaaaggaaaaaaattcaaaatctcTAATTTGCAGTTTCAGTAATACTTCTTTCTTGTTTTGTAATGTCGACTCCAAGTGAACCAACTTTACCAAAATTCAGGGTGAGTACGGAACCAGAGCATGATCATAGCAaacataaggaaaaaaaaacaactatgTGTATTGTGCTTGAACCAAGATTGTTGCTATCAACATCAATTCTAAATTGGGTAACCATAGTACCCGCATTAAGTGTGCGGCCTTGCAAGTTACCTAAAGCAACACCTCCACCAAGGATACGACAATAGTTGTGGTCACCGCTACCTGTCCGAAATCGGAGCAAAGTTTTTCACCTAGAGATCCTATAGAGAGGTAGGAAGGGGACATACGATGGACATCCAAGAAGGGAAACATCACCTTTAGGTGTTGTCTTCGTCTAATTCAGCACCACGACTAGTATGGCTCCGGAAGCACACCTCGTCCCACCATGGTATAATCTACGAAGCGTATCCCATACCATGAGATCGCCAATCATCAAGAGATGTAGCATCCATTGCCTGAAAGTCGACAGTGTGTGTCCCATACTACACCAACGATGTACATCAAGGCTATTAGCGCTTGCACCAGATCGACCCCGTGCTGCTACCGCCAACTAATGTGCCAGACAATAAACCATGTCTTCGGCAGACGACAACATCATGCTTGCGATGATGGCTCCATGCCGTCCTTCACAAACGTGGCGTGTGCTAAGAAACCATCGTCGCCATGACGGGCTGCAACAAAGCCTGAAGGTCTGAGAGGGTATAGTCGATTCGATCAAAGACGGCAACAGTTGGGcatcctccccccccccccccccccccccccccccccacacacacacacacacacacccctgACTAGTCGAACATCGTTACCATCCTAAATGGAGACGAGCCAAAGGTAGATGGAGAGAGAGATGGCTgtcaaataattttttatggTTTTTGGGCCTTTCCCATCGGTATCTGGCTATTAGAAGTTTCTAGtaagagggaaggggagggagagggagatgggAGAACTATGGTGCCCCACCACCACCCTAGCTACTTCTGGATGGATTTGCGCCTGCATGTTCTAAGCTAAACATCATAATGGTGAGTATTCAGCTCTCGTGTATGCATATGATGTTGAAAGCATTGGCGTAATAGTAAGTAACAGGAACATTTTAAATGAACATGCCATAAATATTAAATTGTGAAAGTATTAAAAAAGCAAAcaggtttttttaaaaaaaaaactatgcacGGATGTAGACGCATCCTGTCCTATACGAGTATACACGTAAGTTAAAATTCATTCCCATTAAGCAGATGCAGGAGACAAAATGATTGTAGGAAGATGAGAACAGTATGTACTGCAGACCTGCACCGTGCAGGAGGATGCGTAACCGCTGGACCTTTCCACAGTGACAAGCCAGGCCATCAACGATCCGGGAAGGGTTCTGAACGGTTCAGAGAGGGGACATACTGTGCCTCTGCGCGTGCTTCTCTCATCTGGAAGGAACAATAAATGATTAAACGGAACGCTTGGGAACGCCTTGTCTACTGGTCACGGGTCAGCCCTACACGAGCATAATCATGATTCTGTAATAAAGTGCGGACATGCTTAACGACAGTATCTTCTATCTTGCTTCATTTTGGTAGTCGAGTGTCAAGTCACGCTCGGCTTAATCACCTGGTCGGCTAAAATATGGATCATGGAGATGGAGGGGCCCGTGCCGCGCCATGATCCGCTGAGTGCTGACCACACCCGAGGTCGTGAATTTAGGTGGTGTTGGGTTGTGTTAAAGGTAAACGtagaatcccattacatatgtttagTTCTAGTAGTTTGTAATTAATTGGCACCGTAATCGAATCTCTTatctaaataatatctatacaagttTGTTACCCCTTCTCttccaccgtaatcagatacaaCACTCACatcgtaatctgattacgttaccagagttcaaccaaacaaagagggtaatCACCTATTCCGCCGCCAAATACACTATAATttgattccctttgcgtttatattaccttagcacgaaccaaacactatcttagaTCAACCCTCTAGTAATTTTGTGCTAATAGTGTATCTTATGGCCTTAATTTATGATTGATTTTGTGCTTGATAAatgggaaaaaagaagagactGTTCCCTCCGTTACAAATTAAaggttattttgattttttttatatatttgtagCTAGACATAACGTATGTATAGATACATGGTTAAAATTAGGAATCTGGAAAAGTGAAAATGACAAATGGATCGGATGAAAAAAAGAGTTTACTCACCTATATGAcaattgcaaagaaaaagaGGGGGATTCTACCTAACAATCAAATGAAAATGAGCTTGCTTACACCTCTATATCCACTAGATGACCATCTAATGCCTCAACAATCCCTATTGTTCATCTTCCTCCCATGATTTCCAGGCTCTCTTTTTGGGGATTGCTACGTCGTACTAGCAGATTTACTCCTTCCATACTTAATTTTTACCGCTCAATCAATCCTGGGAGGTTAGTGTTCGAGATTTAAGGTTTAGAGTAGGGTTACCTATGACCTGCAGGTGTAGAGTAAGCTTCAGGTGGCTCGTAGGCCGACAGTGGTGGAGGTCGAGACGGTGGGGAGGAGGCAGCAATCGGACAGTGGTAGACCCACAGTTGGACGGTGGAGGCGGGTGGAAGTACCTGTGAACGAAAGCGTTTCCATGAAGGGATCAAATTTAAGAATTTACAGTGCTGCAGATTTTGAATAAACTGCACCTACTGTTTTCACGTTTAATCCTATTCCTCCACCTTTTTAGGGCAAAATCCTGTTCCTTCCTTTAGTGTCCAGAGCTCTCAACGGTGTCAAATAAACAACACGTCAACAATCACGTAACCGGCACTCACAAAGCGATCTGACAGCACGCCGACGCGAGTAAAATCTCAAGAAAATTTCCATCCCTCGGAACTCGTGCGTTGCCATAATTTCGCAAATCTGCACCCCTCGTACGAACGCCGAACTACGAAGCAAATGCACTTCATAAATAGTGGCAACAGTGTCCTTCGATCTGAGCTGAGCTGCGGATCGATCAAACCccaaaaaatgaaacaaatttCTTCGCCCTAAACAAAGCTTAAACCCTGAACCATTCGTGCTTTAACACGAACGCTGCATGTTCTTAAAATCATAAACAGAGAGtactttgagaaaaaaaattgggtTAATGCAGTCCCAGCCAGCAGCATCCTCCGCTTCTCGCATCCCAGCCGTCGACGCGACGGCGACGGACGGCCTCGGAAACCCCAAAAATTCTCACGAGAACCAACCGACCAGCGGAGGAACCGCGCGGAgacgggcggcgcgcgcgtaTTTACAAGCAgttgctcgccggcgccggcggccgccgatgGGGGGCCAGCGGGAAGCTGCGGGTGGCCGCGAACAGTGCGGCAAACGACGAGGGCCGGTGCTCCCCGcgcgcgggtgcggcggcggcggcggcaccgctgttgttgttgttggtggtggctgtggccggcggcgtggatgATGCGGGCGCCGAGGTGGGGGCGGAGCCGGGGTTGGAGGCGACGCGCTCGCAGGAGGGGCACATGGAGAGGGTGGTGGCCGGGAGGTGCATGTAGAAGGGCGGCGCCGTCTTGAGCGCGCGCAGCTCGGCGAGCTCCTTGTGAAGACGCCGGTTCTCCTCCGTCAGCGCCTCGCAGCAGCGCTTCAGGTACTCGCAGTCCACCTCCGTCTGCTTCAGCTTCGTCCTGCATGCGCGCGTTCATCCGTCGCCGGAGAAGGCAAGGTTAGCCGAGCCTGAGCTCCCCGTGGCCGTTCCGGGGAGGGTCGGAGGGATGATTAGGAGCTACTAGCAGGGATTTTCTGTGCATGCACCTGGCTCGGCGGTTCTGGAACCAGACCTCCACCTGGCGCGGCCGGAGGTTGAGCTGCTTCGCCAGCGCCGCTTTCTGCTtctgcacgccgccgccggcgagcgacAAAGTTCGTCAACGCCATGAACGAATTGAACGAGGTAGCAATACTAGTTTACAGTGATCAGAAACGTTCAGAGGATTCTTACGGGGTTGAGCGTGCTGTG
The genomic region above belongs to Setaria italica strain Yugu1 chromosome VI, Setaria_italica_v2.0, whole genome shotgun sequence and contains:
- the LOC101754639 gene encoding E3 ubiquitin-protein ligase RING1 → MSAPAPSPPPGAPPSPPTPPPPERGVFYCDECGSALPTAPSSPHRVCQCCYRGFLEGNPPPPPPPPPPPPPPEPVLFYCYECGRTVDLHMPLPVPPSSPHRVCPGCSRGFLEENPPPPSSPPPPPGSGSGSSSSSSELSDDPEDDDVDLLGADYDAGREFIRSFVNQGSHDVPLRNYTAAATMSALRHHPPRRGLRYAFNDIIQRHLDLPPAPAAARGGEPPAPATSIAALPTVEVAEPAAACAICKEDLPLASQARKLPCAHLYHSSCIVTWLELHNSCPVCRFRIPSAAGPEEAVAPSEPDSPTTRITIRFTTSTRRRSRVLYGDAAVVVPVSASPTQLAQAVTGDGAGGPANSGETVSSEWPRHPESDAVMSEAREEDGSFD